A single region of the Oligoflexia bacterium genome encodes:
- a CDS encoding class I SAM-dependent methyltransferase — MTTQNTSQSYNDWHQEVHGSESLDVLQLAPWHRATLELLPEIKNKKVLEVGCGAGDFSIYLSKQMAEVTGVDFSSRAIEIASAKAKTHKASAQFKVADAQKLPFENNHFDVVVSCECLEHVPTPSEMLQELHRVLKPGGILVLTTENYSNAMILLWLKNWITKTPFNSGAGVQPIEHFFVYWKIRQLLKNVGFSILKQTGTHHVFMILPRLHPHTFVKEEFKNSLLSQIFRPIARHMAFKATKPLR, encoded by the coding sequence ATGACAACACAAAACACATCGCAATCGTATAATGATTGGCATCAAGAAGTTCATGGTTCTGAATCTCTTGACGTCTTACAACTCGCACCCTGGCATCGTGCTACTCTTGAATTACTACCAGAAATTAAAAATAAAAAAGTTTTAGAGGTTGGCTGTGGTGCAGGGGATTTCTCCATTTATTTGTCCAAACAAATGGCAGAAGTGACGGGAGTTGATTTTTCTAGTCGAGCTATTGAAATCGCAAGTGCAAAGGCGAAAACTCATAAGGCATCGGCCCAATTTAAAGTGGCTGACGCTCAAAAACTTCCGTTTGAAAATAATCATTTTGATGTAGTTGTATCGTGTGAGTGTCTTGAACATGTGCCCACACCTTCTGAAATGCTTCAAGAATTACATCGTGTTTTAAAACCAGGTGGTATTTTGGTTTTAACAACTGAAAATTATTCTAATGCTATGATACTTTTATGGCTTAAAAACTGGATCACAAAAACTCCTTTTAACAGTGGTGCAGGTGTTCAACCTATTGAACATTTTTTTGTGTACTGGAAAATCAGACAACTCTTAAAAAACGTAGGCTTTAGTATTTTAAAGCAAACGGGGACACATCATGTTTTTATGATTCTTCCTCGTTTGCATCCACATACATTTGTAAAAGAAGAGTTTAAAAATTCTTTATTATCTCAAATTTTTCGTCCCATCGCACGGCATATGGCTTTTAAGGCCACAAAGCCGTTGAGATAA
- a CDS encoding glycosyltransferase, whose product MANRLIVHIAQIDITEETGMGRVAFHWIRELKKRGYQVVHIGSKEVGLSFHSAFFPIRARLYLERLKLNPDLILVHEPVAGAFISMRDRLMVFSHGIERRNWEQRLHKKHFSEGPISLRTRLLFPLWRLLSCDQGLKKARSLLLINQDDQKFAQVYYRRQIDDILVFRNGVEIVKDPILKNNQNPLTILFNGSWIKRKGIDTLVKAAIALFQNKIKVRWLLVGTGYSAENILQDFPEIMRDEIEVVSSFERKVETQYLERADIFILPSLFEGQPLSLLQAMAHGLPCVTTNICGQKDIIKHGENGILFEAGDGEMLATQLKELIIDSGKRQAIGQRAFLSVQNRSWNEVTRETINWIESRIK is encoded by the coding sequence TTGGCCAATCGGCTGATCGTTCATATTGCACAAATTGATATCACCGAAGAAACCGGAATGGGTCGCGTCGCATTTCACTGGATACGTGAATTAAAAAAAAGAGGATATCAAGTTGTTCATATCGGCTCAAAAGAAGTCGGCTTGTCTTTTCATTCTGCGTTTTTCCCTATAAGGGCTAGGCTTTATCTTGAGCGCTTAAAATTAAATCCAGATCTTATTTTAGTTCATGAACCCGTCGCAGGAGCATTTATTTCAATGCGAGATCGACTTATGGTATTTAGTCACGGAATTGAGCGCCGAAATTGGGAACAAAGATTACATAAAAAACATTTTTCAGAAGGGCCTATATCGTTACGCACGCGCCTTTTGTTTCCTCTATGGAGATTGTTGTCATGTGATCAGGGGCTTAAAAAAGCGAGAAGTTTGCTTTTAATTAATCAAGATGACCAAAAGTTTGCTCAAGTCTATTATCGACGACAAATTGATGATATCTTGGTTTTTAGAAATGGTGTTGAAATAGTAAAAGATCCAATTTTAAAGAATAATCAAAATCCTTTAACGATACTTTTTAATGGCTCCTGGATCAAAAGAAAAGGAATCGATACCTTAGTCAAAGCGGCAATTGCTCTTTTTCAGAATAAAATTAAAGTTCGATGGCTTTTGGTGGGTACAGGTTATTCGGCTGAAAATATTTTGCAAGATTTCCCCGAAATTATGCGAGATGAAATTGAAGTTGTTTCTAGTTTTGAAAGAAAAGTCGAAACTCAATATTTAGAACGCGCTGATATTTTTATTTTGCCAAGTCTATTTGAAGGGCAACCACTCTCACTCTTACAAGCAATGGCACATGGCTTGCCCTGTGTTACGACAAATATATGTGGTCAAAAAGATATTATCAAACATGGTGAAAATGGAATTCTATTTGAGGCAGGTGATGGTGAAATGCTTGCCACGCAATTAAAAGAGCTCATAATTGATTCGGGAAAACGTCAGGCTATCGGTCAAAGGGCTTTTTTGTCAGTTCAAAATAGATCATGGAATGAAGTTACACGTGAGACTATTAATTGGATTGAAAGTCGCATTAAGTGA
- a CDS encoding glycosyltransferase family 4 protein: MTKILLCSANPLDVTLGAAKVLIEIAQSLNELGADCKLASDEEICPGVFKLPVGDRAFAFSRALRVYLKKTAPLYDVVDYDHGCLPYARDEFSNNTLFVARSVLLVQHFVKIKIPIHYGIKSWIKNILPNASSRRLNQRVLDSQLTLKSSDLINVSNTEDRDALMSIGLPKDKIVVIPFGLTHDRWVKLKNTDPSPLPLTDTIAFIGTFDLRKGSKEFPEIVSQVVKAIPHAKFKLLGAKYRNKEEILKYFPKKLHSNLDIVPEFHPQELPQHLSDCSIGIFPSYIEGFGFGVLEMLAAGLPVISYNSPGPTMMLPDDLMVPRGDHQALANKVIALLTDTAQLKEKRIWAHQRALDFQWRTAAQKTLKIYDEKLKILRYKKS; the protein is encoded by the coding sequence ATGACCAAAATCCTCTTATGTAGCGCAAATCCTCTTGATGTGACACTAGGTGCCGCAAAAGTACTTATTGAAATTGCTCAATCCCTTAATGAATTAGGAGCAGATTGCAAACTAGCATCAGATGAAGAAATCTGCCCTGGAGTATTTAAACTTCCTGTAGGCGATCGAGCATTTGCATTTAGCCGCGCACTTCGAGTTTATCTAAAAAAAACGGCACCACTTTATGATGTTGTTGACTACGATCATGGGTGCCTTCCTTATGCGCGAGATGAGTTTTCAAACAATACACTTTTTGTAGCTCGATCAGTTTTGCTCGTTCAACATTTTGTAAAAATAAAAATCCCAATACATTATGGTATAAAATCATGGATTAAAAATATTTTACCAAATGCATCTTCAAGAAGACTCAATCAACGTGTGCTTGATAGCCAGTTGACTTTAAAATCTAGTGATTTGATAAACGTAAGTAATACTGAAGATCGCGATGCGCTTATGAGTATTGGGCTTCCAAAAGATAAAATTGTTGTAATTCCATTTGGTCTAACCCACGATCGTTGGGTTAAATTAAAAAATACAGATCCCTCACCACTGCCTCTCACAGATACAATCGCTTTTATTGGGACATTTGACCTTAGAAAAGGGTCTAAAGAATTTCCAGAAATTGTGAGTCAAGTTGTAAAAGCCATTCCTCACGCAAAATTTAAGCTCCTTGGTGCAAAGTATCGAAACAAAGAAGAGATTCTAAAATATTTTCCAAAAAAACTTCATTCAAATCTTGATATTGTGCCAGAGTTTCACCCACAAGAATTGCCTCAACATTTATCTGATTGTTCAATTGGCATTTTTCCATCTTATATAGAGGGTTTTGGATTTGGGGTTTTAGAGATGCTTGCAGCAGGATTACCTGTGATAAGTTATAATTCGCCAGGGCCCACAATGATGCTGCCAGATGACTTGATGGTCCCACGAGGCGATCACCAAGCTCTTGCAAATAAAGTCATAGCCCTACTCACTGATACGGCCCAGCTTAAAGAGAAAAGAATTTGGGCTCATCAAAGAGCACTAGATTTTCAGTGGCGAACTGCTGCTCAAAAGACTCTTAAAATTTACGATGAAAAACTTAAAATTTTGAGATATAAAAAAAGTTAA
- a CDS encoding TylF/MycF/NovP-related O-methyltransferase — MFEKIKGDIYNNILSPPLIKRGWRPPTGVKLDQLAPSGNFGYDEEVQIKKAIAQIMGHSMTTFERLATLWQQVKYLDQYNLEGDFVECGVWKGGAPGIMALAHQSTHKVPKRVIHLFDSFEGLPEPDSQKDGVSATLYAKHLASGKMQSIQECVGTLQDNKNLLEVKLKYPSQLLKYHIGWFQKTVPVVAPQIDKIAVLRLDGDWYESTKICLDNLYSKVIPGGVVIIDDYGHWEGCRLAVDEFIKNLNEPILLNHIDYSCRYWIRALPKST, encoded by the coding sequence ATGTTTGAAAAGATTAAAGGCGACATTTATAACAATATACTTTCCCCACCCTTAATCAAACGAGGTTGGAGGCCGCCAACAGGCGTAAAACTTGATCAACTTGCACCCAGCGGGAATTTTGGTTACGACGAAGAAGTTCAAATCAAAAAGGCTATAGCCCAGATAATGGGTCATTCAATGACAACATTTGAAAGGTTAGCAACTCTGTGGCAACAAGTAAAATACCTTGATCAATACAATCTTGAAGGTGATTTTGTTGAATGTGGAGTTTGGAAGGGCGGTGCACCTGGAATAATGGCACTTGCACACCAAAGTACTCATAAAGTTCCTAAGCGAGTGATACATCTTTTCGATAGCTTTGAAGGTCTACCAGAACCTGATTCTCAAAAGGATGGGGTTTCAGCAACACTGTATGCCAAACACCTCGCATCCGGAAAAATGCAATCAATTCAAGAATGCGTTGGAACACTTCAAGACAACAAAAACTTACTTGAAGTTAAACTTAAATATCCAAGCCAACTTTTAAAATATCATATCGGTTGGTTTCAGAAAACTGTCCCTGTGGTAGCGCCGCAAATTGATAAAATTGCGGTACTCAGACTTGATGGGGATTGGTACGAGTCTACTAAGATTTGCCTCGACAATCTGTATTCTAAAGTGATCCCAGGGGGTGTCGTCATAATTGATGATTATGGTCATTGGGAAGGCTGTCGACTTGCCGTTGATGAATTTATTAAAAATCTCAATGAACCAATTTTATTAAATCATATTGATTATTCTTGTAGATATTGGATTAGAGCTTTACCAAAAAGCACATGA
- a CDS encoding ATP-binding protein, whose product MKDLSALENFKQILDAIGDLVLVKGPNSKLLWANQTFCEYYGMSNEQLKGIVDAPFSEPDHTLQYVKDDAYVFNTGKILDIPQEPITRHDGEIRICHTVKSPIFDSEGKVIMTVGISRDITDMVKTKATIEHERGRQIYSAKMATLGEMAGDIAHEINTPLAIIDILAGQINELLSKSEVKIPKVIENCVKIEKTVKRIAKIISGLKNFSREGLNDPAIKILLKELIEETMAFSKEKFTSTDIEISLNFDDESLDLECNPTQISQVLLNIFCNARDAIISQQGQKWIHVSAKRTSDNQIEISVTDSGLGITKNLEAKIFSPFFTTKEVGKGTGLGLSISKGIIEAHHGTLFLDTSSKNTCFVIRLPRQTKTQQVRLGA is encoded by the coding sequence ATGAAGGATTTATCGGCTTTAGAAAATTTTAAGCAAATTCTAGATGCCATTGGTGATTTAGTTTTAGTTAAAGGTCCGAATTCAAAACTTCTGTGGGCGAATCAAACTTTTTGCGAATATTATGGTATGAGCAATGAACAACTTAAGGGCATAGTTGATGCTCCGTTTAGTGAACCCGATCATACACTTCAATATGTTAAAGATGATGCTTATGTTTTTAATACTGGCAAAATTTTAGATATTCCTCAAGAGCCCATCACCAGACATGATGGAGAAATTCGCATATGTCATACAGTGAAATCACCTATTTTTGATTCTGAAGGTAAAGTCATCATGACCGTCGGGATTTCACGAGACATCACAGATATGGTGAAAACAAAAGCTACCATTGAGCATGAACGAGGGCGTCAAATATATTCTGCTAAGATGGCGACATTAGGAGAAATGGCAGGCGACATCGCTCATGAAATCAATACTCCACTTGCAATAATAGACATTCTAGCTGGTCAAATAAATGAGCTCTTAAGTAAATCAGAAGTAAAAATTCCGAAAGTTATAGAAAATTGCGTTAAAATTGAAAAAACAGTTAAGAGAATTGCAAAAATTATTTCTGGTCTTAAAAATTTTTCTAGAGAAGGTCTCAATGACCCGGCGATTAAAATTTTACTCAAAGAACTTATAGAAGAGACCATGGCATTTTCAAAAGAAAAATTTACGAGTACTGACATTGAAATTTCTTTAAACTTTGATGATGAATCTTTAGACTTAGAATGCAATCCTACTCAGATATCTCAAGTCTTATTAAATATTTTTTGCAACGCACGAGATGCAATAATTTCTCAACAAGGTCAAAAATGGATACACGTTAGCGCTAAACGCACTAGCGACAATCAAATAGAGATTTCAGTAACCGATTCAGGCTTAGGAATAACTAAAAATCTTGAAGCCAAAATTTTTAGTCCTTTTTTCACAACAAAAGAAGTCGGAAAAGGAACGGGTCTTGGATTAAGTATTTCTAAAGGTATTATTGAAGCGCACCATGGAACACTTTTCTTAGATACCAGTTCTAAAAACACATGTTTTGTAATTCGACTCCCTAGACAAACAAAAACACAGCAAGTAAGACTAGGGGCATAA
- a CDS encoding response regulator — protein MKPEDVTLLIVEDDEELREALIFDYEQVGFRVISASNGKIAFDIMKTQKVDIILSDIRMPGGDGVELLKKIRQLNPDIPILMFITGFSDITPQEAIKLGAHKVFEKPFNRQVILSEIYKAIDLLVGMQSLAGGTSL, from the coding sequence ATGAAACCTGAAGATGTAACTCTACTTATTGTTGAAGATGACGAAGAACTTCGCGAAGCTTTAATTTTTGATTATGAGCAAGTGGGTTTTAGAGTCATCTCAGCATCAAATGGAAAAATAGCATTTGATATTATGAAAACGCAAAAAGTTGATATCATACTTTCAGATATTCGCATGCCTGGTGGTGATGGCGTTGAGCTTCTCAAAAAAATAAGACAGTTGAATCCAGATATACCCATACTCATGTTTATCACGGGTTTTTCTGATATAACTCCTCAAGAGGCAATCAAGTTAGGGGCTCATAAAGTTTTTGAAAAACCTTTTAATCGACAAGTAATTTTGTCAGAAATTTATAAAGCTATTGATCTTTTAGTTGGGATGCAAAGTCTTGCTGGAGGAACTTCTTTATGA
- a CDS encoding cold-shock protein, with the protein MQKGTIKFFNVAKGFGFITPDNGSKDVFVHANDIGGAQLQEGDKVEFEVVEGKKGPQASQVRVI; encoded by the coding sequence ATGCAAAAAGGTACAATTAAGTTTTTTAACGTCGCTAAAGGTTTTGGATTCATCACACCTGACAACGGAAGCAAAGATGTGTTCGTTCATGCTAATGATATTGGCGGCGCACAACTCCAAGAAGGCGACAAAGTTGAATTTGAAGTAGTTGAAGGCAAAAAAGGCCCTCAAGCAAGTCAAGTTCGCGTTATCTAA
- a CDS encoding MOSC domain-containing protein — MALLKNKNMKILSIQVGTPKTITYRDHEITTGIFKSPINTPVKLCRLNLESDGQADLKVHGGVDKALYAYSHDAYGWWEKNRPQDKYEFGAFGENLTIDHLPEDKIYIGDTFEIGKAIVQVSQPRFPCSKLVAKFNDPSILKTFNKSNRPGVYFRVLKEGIIEAGEILTLISQEEILVSIEELFIFGNTKKMDSKRAQELIKIKTLTPNWIKKLSDLIACEE; from the coding sequence ATGGCACTATTAAAAAATAAAAATATGAAGATACTCTCAATTCAAGTTGGAACACCCAAAACGATCACTTATCGTGATCATGAAATAACAACTGGAATTTTTAAGTCGCCAATTAATACACCCGTAAAGCTTTGCAGATTAAATTTAGAGAGTGATGGTCAAGCTGATTTAAAAGTTCACGGTGGAGTTGATAAAGCACTTTATGCGTATTCTCATGATGCTTATGGGTGGTGGGAGAAAAATCGTCCACAAGATAAATACGAATTTGGCGCATTTGGTGAAAATCTCACGATTGATCATTTGCCTGAAGATAAAATTTATATTGGCGATACATTTGAAATTGGCAAAGCTATAGTTCAGGTCTCTCAGCCTCGATTTCCTTGCAGCAAACTTGTGGCAAAGTTTAATGATCCTTCGATTTTAAAAACGTTTAATAAATCAAACAGACCTGGAGTTTATTTTCGCGTTTTAAAAGAAGGCATTATTGAAGCTGGCGAAATATTAACGCTCATTTCACAAGAAGAAATCCTCGTCTCAATTGAAGAACTTTTTATCTTTGGTAACACTAAGAAAATGGATTCAAAACGTGCTCAAGAGCTTATAAAAATAAAAACGCTGACTCCAAACTGGATAAAAAAGCTGTCTGACTTAATAGCATGTGAAGAATAA
- a CDS encoding metallophosphoesterase, translating to MSYFFIVFSGILVVSWLYIWKRLVLTSQLPTVWKYAAQSFLVLLLLMQIALPFIYRLKAKGNIEVPNILFWIGYGALGFMVFMVFATIARDVFTFLSLKTYAKDFDPTRRLFLFRSINVVSVTAAVGAAFIGTKTALQGPMLKEVVVPVPGLHPDLDGFTIAQISDLHVGPTIKKFHVQRVVQLVQSAKPDMIAITGDLVDGTPEQLAEDVAPLGELSAPMGKFYVTGNHEYYWDVNAWSAKVKSLGIDQLNNEHRLLNIGQARLMVGGVREYSCARIEPDHVSDPHKAIEGAEHSDFKLLLAHQPRSCYKASEAGFDLMICGHTHNGQFMPWNLITRFAHPYHSGLNRHKDKLWVYVNAATGYWGPPQRLGIPSEVTLIRLKSVQKS from the coding sequence ATGTCATATTTTTTTATTGTTTTCTCAGGAATATTAGTCGTCTCTTGGCTTTATATTTGGAAGCGATTAGTACTCACAAGTCAACTTCCCACTGTATGGAAGTATGCGGCGCAGAGTTTTCTTGTCTTATTACTTTTAATGCAAATAGCTTTGCCTTTTATTTATCGTCTCAAAGCTAAGGGAAATATTGAAGTTCCAAATATTTTATTTTGGATAGGCTATGGGGCACTTGGCTTTATGGTGTTTATGGTTTTTGCAACTATTGCACGAGATGTTTTTACGTTTTTAAGTCTAAAAACATATGCCAAAGATTTTGACCCGACGAGACGTCTTTTTTTATTTCGCTCAATAAATGTTGTGAGTGTTACAGCGGCTGTAGGTGCTGCGTTCATTGGAACTAAAACAGCTTTGCAGGGGCCCATGCTTAAAGAGGTTGTAGTGCCAGTGCCTGGGCTTCATCCAGATTTAGATGGTTTTACAATTGCACAAATCAGTGATCTTCACGTAGGGCCGACAATTAAAAAATTTCACGTTCAAAGAGTAGTGCAGCTAGTTCAAAGTGCTAAGCCAGATATGATTGCAATTACAGGTGATCTAGTTGATGGAACACCTGAGCAACTTGCTGAAGATGTAGCTCCTTTGGGGGAACTCAGTGCTCCGATGGGTAAGTTTTATGTAACCGGTAATCATGAATATTATTGGGATGTAAATGCTTGGAGTGCAAAAGTTAAATCTTTGGGAATAGATCAATTAAATAACGAACATCGATTACTCAATATTGGTCAAGCGCGACTCATGGTTGGTGGTGTTAGAGAATATTCTTGCGCTCGCATAGAGCCTGACCATGTATCAGACCCACATAAGGCCATTGAAGGTGCTGAGCATTCTGATTTTAAATTGCTATTAGCTCATCAACCGCGCAGTTGTTATAAAGCCAGTGAAGCGGGATTTGATCTTATGATTTGTGGTCATACACATAACGGACAATTCATGCCGTGGAATTTAATTACGCGATTTGCGCATCCTTATCATAGTGGGCTTAATCGTCACAAAGATAAACTCTGGGTGTATGTCAATGCTGCCACAGGTTATTGGGGGCCTCCTCAGCGTTTGGGTATTCCGTCAGAGGTCACATTAATACGCCTTAAAAGTGTTCAAAAGAGCTAA